Proteins encoded within one genomic window of Jiangella mangrovi:
- a CDS encoding TIGR00730 family Rossman fold protein produces MTRHEEFGRPAEKYAGPVIKRGKQYDVTTTDQRLLDTAGPGDWVHTDPWRVLRIQAEFIEGFGALAELGPAISVFGSARTLPDDPYYQLAVDLGKRLVGANYAVITGGGPGIMEAANKGAHEAGGTSVGLGIELPFEQGINAYVELAVNFRYFFARKTMFVKYAQGFVVFPGGYGTLDELFEAMTLVQTHKVTAFPIILVGVDYWKGLVDWLRDTLVVEKKISAVDIDLLTVTDDLDEVMSVLARAEEARRAAGRG; encoded by the coding sequence GTGACGCGACACGAGGAGTTCGGGCGGCCGGCGGAGAAGTACGCCGGGCCGGTGATCAAGCGAGGGAAGCAGTACGACGTGACGACCACTGACCAGCGCCTGCTCGACACCGCCGGACCCGGCGACTGGGTGCACACCGACCCCTGGCGCGTGCTGCGCATCCAGGCCGAGTTCATCGAGGGCTTCGGCGCGCTGGCCGAGCTCGGCCCGGCCATCAGCGTCTTCGGCTCGGCCCGCACGCTGCCCGACGACCCGTACTACCAGCTCGCCGTCGACCTCGGGAAACGACTGGTGGGCGCGAACTACGCCGTCATCACCGGCGGCGGCCCGGGCATCATGGAGGCCGCCAACAAGGGCGCCCACGAGGCCGGCGGCACCTCCGTCGGTCTGGGCATCGAGCTGCCGTTCGAGCAGGGCATCAACGCCTACGTCGAGCTCGCCGTCAACTTCCGCTATTTCTTCGCCCGCAAGACCATGTTCGTCAAGTACGCGCAGGGGTTTGTGGTGTTTCCGGGCGGGTACGGCACCCTCGACGAACTGTTCGAGGCCATGACATTGGTCCAGACCCACAAGGTGACCGCTTTTCCCATCATCCTGGTCGGTGTCGACTACTGGAAAGGACTCGTCGACTGGCTTCGTGACACGCTGGTCGTGGAGAAGAAGATCTCGGCAGTCGACATCGACCTCCTCACTGTGACGGACGACCTCGACGAGGTGATGTCGGTGCTGGCCAGGGCCGAAGAGGCCCGTCGCGCGGCGGGTCGCGGATAG
- a CDS encoding APC family permease, with the protein MGPSLLLLFVVGDILGTGVYALTGQVAAEVGGAAWLPFLVAFVVAILTAFSYLELVTKYPQAAGAALYTHKAFGVHFVTFIVAFTVMCSGITSASTASRAFAANLSEAFNVELSTGVGITGVALGFILLVAAVNFRGVGESVKANVVLTCVELSGLLIIIMIGLWAIGGGEADLSRVTEFDTQGQGVFGAVTAATALAFFAMVGFEDSVNMAEECKDPVRIFPKVMLSGLIITGIIYVLVAISSVALVPVDQLGEGETPLLQVVEAGAPGFPLKIFAFITMFAVANSALINMLMASRLVYGMSRERVLPGPLGRVHPGRRTPWVAIIFTTVLAAGLITFVGEVPALGGTTALLLLAVFSVVNVAVLVLRRNPVEHKHFRTPTIIPIIGAITCAYLATPLTGRDNEQYRIAGILLAIGVVLWFVTWLVNRRLHRSQGDMEDPENLGVGGPVN; encoded by the coding sequence ATGGGGCCCAGCCTGCTGCTGTTGTTCGTCGTCGGTGACATTCTCGGCACCGGTGTCTATGCATTGACCGGCCAAGTGGCCGCCGAGGTGGGCGGAGCGGCCTGGCTGCCGTTCCTGGTCGCGTTCGTCGTGGCCATCCTCACCGCGTTCAGCTACCTCGAACTGGTGACGAAGTACCCGCAGGCCGCCGGCGCCGCGCTCTACACGCACAAGGCGTTCGGCGTCCACTTCGTGACGTTCATCGTCGCGTTCACGGTCATGTGCTCGGGCATCACCTCGGCCTCGACGGCGTCGCGCGCGTTCGCGGCGAACCTGTCCGAGGCGTTCAACGTCGAACTGAGCACCGGCGTCGGCATCACCGGCGTCGCGCTGGGGTTCATCCTGCTGGTCGCGGCGGTGAACTTCCGCGGCGTCGGCGAGAGCGTCAAGGCCAACGTCGTGCTCACCTGCGTCGAGCTGAGCGGCCTGCTGATCATCATCATGATCGGCCTGTGGGCCATCGGCGGCGGCGAGGCCGACCTCTCCCGCGTCACCGAGTTCGACACGCAGGGCCAGGGCGTCTTCGGGGCGGTCACGGCAGCCACGGCCCTGGCGTTCTTCGCCATGGTCGGGTTCGAGGACTCCGTCAACATGGCCGAGGAGTGCAAGGACCCGGTCCGGATCTTCCCCAAGGTCATGCTGTCGGGCCTGATCATCACCGGCATCATCTACGTGCTGGTCGCCATCTCCTCGGTGGCGCTGGTGCCGGTCGACCAGCTCGGCGAGGGCGAAACCCCGCTGCTGCAGGTGGTCGAGGCCGGCGCGCCCGGCTTCCCGCTGAAGATCTTCGCGTTCATCACGATGTTCGCCGTCGCCAACTCCGCGCTGATCAACATGCTCATGGCCAGCCGGCTCGTCTACGGCATGAGCCGCGAGCGGGTGCTGCCCGGTCCGCTGGGCCGCGTGCACCCCGGGCGGCGCACACCGTGGGTCGCCATCATCTTCACGACGGTGCTCGCGGCCGGCCTCATCACGTTCGTCGGCGAGGTGCCGGCCCTCGGCGGCACGACGGCGCTGCTGCTGCTCGCGGTGTTCTCGGTCGTCAACGTCGCCGTGCTGGTGCTGCGGCGCAACCCGGTCGAGCACAAGCACTTCCGCACGCCGACGATCATCCCGATCATCGGTGCCATCACCTGCGCCTACCTCGCCACGCCGCTCACCGGGCGCGACAACGAGCAGTACCGCATCGCCGGCATCCTGCTCGCCATCGGCGTCGTGCTCTGGTTCGTCACCTGGCTGGTCAACCGGCGCCTGCACCGGTCGCAGGGCGACATGGAGGATCCCGAGAACCTGGGCGTCGGCGGTCCCGTCAACTGA
- the folP gene encoding dihydropteroate synthase, which translates to MAIVNRTPDSFYDRGATFAFEQAWRRVEQVVAEGADIIDVGGVKAGAGEPVSEDEEIDRVAGLVGAIRETYPQVVVSVDTYRARTADALCEAGADLVNDTWAGADPNVADVAARHGAGLVCSHTGGMLPRTLPHRVGYEDVVADVLAHTVGLAERAAELGVPREGIVIDPTHDFGKNTFHSLELTRRLDELVATDWPVLVSLSRKDFVGETLDLPVGERLGGTLAATAISAWHGARVFRAHDVAATRQVLDMVASIQGARPPAAPLRGLT; encoded by the coding sequence ATGGCGATCGTGAACCGCACCCCCGACTCCTTCTACGACCGGGGTGCGACGTTCGCGTTCGAGCAGGCGTGGCGCCGGGTCGAGCAGGTCGTGGCCGAGGGTGCGGACATCATCGACGTCGGCGGGGTGAAGGCGGGCGCCGGCGAGCCGGTCAGCGAGGACGAGGAGATCGACCGCGTCGCCGGGCTGGTCGGGGCGATCCGCGAGACCTACCCGCAGGTCGTCGTCAGCGTCGACACCTACCGGGCCCGCACGGCCGACGCGCTGTGCGAGGCGGGCGCGGACCTCGTCAACGACACCTGGGCCGGCGCCGATCCGAACGTCGCCGACGTCGCCGCGCGGCACGGCGCCGGGCTGGTCTGCAGCCACACCGGCGGCATGCTGCCGCGGACGCTCCCGCACCGCGTCGGCTACGAGGACGTGGTCGCCGACGTCCTCGCGCACACCGTCGGCCTGGCCGAGCGGGCGGCGGAGCTGGGCGTGCCGCGCGAGGGCATCGTCATCGACCCCACGCACGACTTCGGCAAGAACACGTTCCACTCGCTCGAGCTGACCCGCCGCCTCGACGAGCTGGTCGCGACGGACTGGCCGGTGCTGGTCAGCCTCTCGCGCAAGGACTTCGTCGGCGAGACGCTCGACCTCCCTGTCGGCGAGCGGCTGGGCGGCACGCTCGCCGCGACCGCGATCTCGGCCTGGCACGGCGCCCGGGTGTTCCGCGCGCACGACGTCGCCGCCACCCGGCAGGTGCTCGACATGGTGGCCTCGATCCAGGGCGCCCGCCCGCCCGCGGCCCCGCTGCGCGGCCTCACCTGA
- the dapE gene encoding succinyl-diaminopimelate desuccinylase, with product MGHLLDLDLPAPALTAQLCDLASPSGHEGPLADAVEAALRAVGHLEVLRDGDAVVARTSLGRPSRVVLAGHLDTVPVANNLPTRLADGVLWGRGTVDMKGGVAVGLRLAAQLATPVSDVTYVFYDNEEVEAERNGLGRIARGHPGWLAADFAVLMEPTSAAVEGGCNGTLRVAVELTGTAAHSARWWRGSNAIHAAAPVLQRLADYRPATVTVDGLDYREGLNAVGISGGIAGNVIPDRCEVSVNYRFAPSHTEAEAFDHVRSVFDGYEVRLLDTAPGARPGLDRPVAAAFVTAVGGEPRAKVGWTDVARFDALGVPAVNYGPGDPQLAHADDERVDIAEIDVCEERLRTWLRG from the coding sequence GTGGGCCACCTTCTCGATCTCGACCTTCCCGCGCCGGCACTGACGGCGCAGCTCTGCGACCTCGCCTCGCCCAGCGGCCACGAGGGGCCGCTCGCCGACGCCGTCGAGGCCGCGCTGCGCGCCGTCGGGCACCTCGAGGTCCTCCGCGACGGCGACGCCGTCGTCGCCCGCACGTCGCTGGGGCGGCCGTCGCGGGTGGTGCTGGCCGGGCACCTCGACACCGTGCCGGTCGCGAACAACCTCCCCACCCGGCTCGCCGACGGCGTGCTCTGGGGGCGCGGCACCGTCGACATGAAGGGCGGCGTCGCGGTCGGGCTGCGGCTGGCCGCGCAGCTGGCCACCCCGGTCAGCGACGTCACCTATGTCTTCTACGACAACGAGGAGGTCGAGGCCGAGCGCAACGGCCTCGGCCGCATCGCCCGCGGCCACCCCGGCTGGCTGGCCGCCGACTTCGCCGTTCTCATGGAGCCCACCTCGGCCGCGGTCGAGGGCGGATGCAACGGCACGCTGCGGGTCGCCGTCGAGCTCACCGGCACCGCCGCGCACAGCGCCCGGTGGTGGCGGGGCAGCAACGCCATCCACGCCGCCGCGCCGGTGCTGCAGCGGCTGGCCGACTACCGGCCGGCCACGGTCACCGTCGACGGCCTCGACTACCGCGAGGGCCTCAACGCGGTCGGCATCAGCGGCGGCATCGCGGGCAACGTCATCCCCGACCGCTGCGAGGTCAGCGTCAACTACCGCTTCGCCCCCAGCCACACCGAGGCCGAGGCGTTCGATCACGTGCGGTCGGTGTTCGACGGCTACGAGGTCCGGCTGCTCGACACCGCGCCCGGCGCCCGGCCCGGCCTCGACCGCCCCGTCGCGGCGGCGTTCGTGACGGCCGTCGGGGGCGAGCCGCGGGCGAAGGTCGGCTGGACCGACGTCGCCCGGTTCGACGCGCTCGGCGTGCCGGCCGTCAACTACGGCCCCGGCGACCCGCAGCTCGCGCACGCCGACGACGAACGCGTCGACATCGCCGAGATCGACGTCTGCGAGGAGCGGCTGCGGACCTGGCTCCGCGGCTGA
- a CDS encoding helix-turn-helix transcriptional regulator produces the protein MVGRTSQLDGLRSALAAAADGVPATVVLGGEAGVGKTRLVTEFAAEAERDGALVVVGQCVSLGGEGLAYAPVAGALRELAAQLGVPGLLAAAGPGRAALRTLLPDLPGADGDDDPGGTSQGRVFEAVTGLLEHVAADRPLVLVLEDLHWADRSTRQLLGFAVRALGTARVLIVGTYRSDEVSRDHPLRILLAELERVRTVHRIDVPRLTEDEVALQLAGLAGTAPATDAVRRIHARSEGVPFFVEQLADLDDGTTLPESLRDLLLIRVEQLSDESQRLVRLLAVGRDSVGHDLLAAVAAVDPDALDRTLREAVSANVLRVDGDGYAFRHALVHEAVHLDLLPGEHARLHALYAGTLERQLRAGAAGRSLTAEAAHHWFCAHEHAKSFTASLGAAAEARSLSAYDEAQHNYERALELWDQVPDAEATAGFDHTELLGRTAAAASNAGEVDRALALVEAALTEARAEASTVEPARVARLLGFRGTLLSELGLAGATDEVRRALELIPADPPSPRRARLLQKYVSRLMMDGSHAEAIALSAEAAELAHRTGEAESEYRAYVVLGPCLLHSGRVDEGLEALETAHRLAGDRPEWLVGYHINMSDSLHLLGRYAEAAEVARAGIDRARAVGLARTLGTMMAGNAAEPLLALGHWDKAERMITRALELDPPGRHVWQLVGLQSWLELWRGDVGAASQSAAEIRERLAGREPGPQYVLPVTRAGAEAALGRGEPGVAWDLVRATMDGLPGRHPGYELPLLAAAAWALEARSRDGARAGTDADWLRGRLEPIAGWGPGPVWAPVIEAHLAGLDGPAPDAWRRALDAVERAEGPAHLRPFAGHRLGEAYVLLGDRAAAEEPLRRAADEADRLGAGLVRRWIDDLVRRARLGLPPSPSGPNGDTGTFPALTDREREVLLLVAAGRSNRQIGEELYISAKTASVHVSNILAKLGVSGRGEAAALAHRNHLLDEPERRPTA, from the coding sequence ATGGTCGGTCGCACGAGCCAGCTCGACGGACTGCGGTCCGCGCTGGCCGCGGCGGCCGACGGCGTCCCCGCGACGGTCGTCCTCGGCGGCGAGGCCGGCGTCGGCAAGACCCGGCTGGTCACGGAGTTCGCGGCCGAGGCGGAGCGCGACGGCGCCCTGGTCGTCGTCGGGCAGTGCGTCAGCCTCGGCGGCGAGGGGCTCGCCTACGCCCCCGTCGCCGGCGCGCTGCGCGAGCTGGCCGCCCAGCTCGGCGTCCCCGGCCTGCTGGCCGCCGCCGGACCGGGCCGTGCCGCCCTGCGCACGCTGCTCCCCGACCTCCCCGGCGCCGACGGCGACGACGATCCCGGGGGTACCAGCCAGGGCCGCGTGTTCGAGGCGGTCACCGGCCTGCTCGAGCACGTCGCCGCCGACCGCCCGCTGGTCCTGGTGCTCGAGGACCTGCACTGGGCCGACCGCTCCACGCGCCAGCTACTCGGGTTCGCCGTCCGGGCCCTCGGCACCGCGCGAGTGCTGATCGTCGGCACCTACCGCAGCGACGAGGTCTCTCGCGACCACCCGCTGCGCATCCTGCTCGCCGAGCTCGAGCGGGTCCGGACGGTGCACCGCATCGACGTGCCGCGGCTCACCGAGGACGAGGTCGCCCTGCAGCTCGCCGGGCTGGCCGGCACGGCGCCGGCCACCGACGCCGTCCGGCGCATCCACGCCCGCAGCGAGGGCGTGCCGTTCTTCGTCGAGCAGCTGGCCGACCTCGACGACGGCACGACCCTGCCGGAGTCGCTGCGCGACCTGCTGCTGATCCGCGTCGAGCAGCTCTCCGACGAGTCGCAGCGGCTGGTCCGGCTGCTCGCCGTCGGCCGCGACAGCGTCGGTCACGACCTGCTGGCCGCCGTCGCCGCCGTCGATCCCGACGCCCTCGACCGCACCCTGCGCGAGGCGGTGTCGGCCAACGTGCTGCGGGTCGACGGCGACGGCTACGCGTTCCGCCACGCGCTGGTCCACGAGGCCGTCCACCTCGATCTCCTCCCCGGCGAGCACGCCCGCCTGCACGCGCTCTACGCCGGCACCCTGGAACGGCAGCTCAGGGCCGGCGCCGCCGGCCGCTCGCTCACGGCGGAGGCCGCCCACCACTGGTTCTGCGCGCACGAGCACGCCAAGTCCTTCACCGCGTCGCTGGGCGCCGCGGCCGAGGCGCGCTCGCTGTCTGCCTACGACGAGGCGCAGCACAACTACGAGCGGGCGCTGGAACTGTGGGACCAGGTGCCCGACGCCGAGGCGACGGCCGGGTTCGACCACACCGAGCTGCTGGGCCGCACGGCCGCGGCCGCCAGCAACGCCGGCGAGGTCGACCGCGCGCTGGCCCTGGTCGAGGCCGCCCTCACCGAGGCCCGGGCCGAGGCGAGCACCGTCGAGCCCGCCCGCGTCGCCCGGCTGCTCGGCTTCCGGGGGACGCTGCTCAGCGAGCTGGGGCTGGCCGGCGCCACCGACGAGGTGCGCCGCGCGCTCGAGCTCATCCCGGCCGACCCGCCCTCGCCGCGCCGGGCACGCCTGCTGCAGAAGTACGTCTCGCGACTCATGATGGACGGCTCGCATGCCGAGGCCATCGCGCTGTCCGCCGAGGCCGCCGAGCTGGCGCACCGGACCGGCGAGGCGGAGTCGGAGTACCGCGCCTACGTGGTGCTCGGGCCGTGCCTGCTGCACTCGGGGCGGGTCGACGAAGGTCTCGAGGCGCTCGAGACCGCGCACCGCCTCGCCGGCGACCGGCCCGAGTGGCTGGTCGGCTACCACATCAACATGTCCGACTCGCTGCACCTGCTGGGCCGCTACGCCGAGGCGGCCGAGGTGGCCCGCGCGGGCATCGACCGCGCCCGCGCCGTCGGGCTGGCCCGCACGCTCGGCACCATGATGGCCGGCAACGCCGCGGAGCCGCTGCTGGCGCTGGGCCACTGGGACAAGGCCGAGCGCATGATCACGCGCGCGCTCGAGCTCGACCCGCCCGGCCGGCACGTCTGGCAGCTGGTCGGACTGCAGTCCTGGCTGGAGTTGTGGCGCGGCGACGTCGGGGCGGCCTCACAGTCGGCGGCGGAGATCCGCGAGCGGCTGGCCGGCCGCGAGCCCGGACCGCAGTACGTGCTGCCGGTCACCCGGGCCGGCGCCGAGGCCGCGCTCGGCCGCGGCGAGCCCGGCGTCGCCTGGGACCTCGTCCGCGCCACCATGGACGGCCTGCCGGGCCGGCACCCCGGCTACGAGCTGCCGCTGCTGGCGGCCGCCGCCTGGGCGCTCGAGGCGCGGTCGCGCGACGGCGCCAGGGCCGGAACCGACGCCGACTGGCTGCGCGGCCGGCTCGAGCCGATCGCCGGCTGGGGGCCGGGGCCGGTGTGGGCGCCGGTCATCGAGGCGCACCTCGCCGGCCTCGACGGGCCCGCGCCCGACGCGTGGCGGCGCGCGCTCGACGCCGTCGAGCGGGCCGAGGGACCGGCACACCTGCGACCGTTCGCCGGCCACCGGCTGGGCGAGGCGTACGTCCTGCTCGGCGACCGTGCGGCGGCCGAGGAGCCGCTGCGCCGGGCCGCCGACGAGGCCGACCGGCTCGGCGCCGGGCTGGTGCGGCGCTGGATCGACGACCTCGTGCGCCGCGCCCGCCTGGGCCTGCCGCCGTCCCCGTCGGGCCCGAACGGCGACACCGGTACCTTCCCGGCGCTGACCGACCGCGAGCGCGAGGTACTGCTCCTGGTGGCGGCCGGCCGCAGCAACCGGCAGATCGGCGAAGAGCTGTACATCAGCGCCAAGACCGCCAGCGTCCACGTGTCAAACATCCTGGCCAAGCTCGGGGTCTCGGGCCGCGGCGAGGCCGCCGCCCTCGCCCACCGCAATCACCTCCTCGACGAACCTGAGCGTCGCCCGACCGCCTGA
- a CDS encoding DivIVA domain-containing protein, with protein MFAVFVVVGAAVLFVAVLLVLGRGDLLQPEVPEAQARLLPDDGVDPADLADLRFSVVQRGYRMDQVDTVLDRLGRELDRRDRRIADLEARVGHDADPLPRRRPAPPASPASSDEL; from the coding sequence GTGTTCGCCGTCTTCGTCGTCGTGGGCGCCGCCGTGCTGTTCGTCGCGGTGCTGCTGGTGCTGGGCCGTGGCGACCTCCTCCAGCCCGAGGTGCCCGAGGCGCAGGCACGGCTGCTCCCCGACGACGGCGTGGATCCGGCGGACCTCGCGGACCTGCGGTTCTCGGTGGTCCAGCGCGGCTATCGCATGGACCAGGTCGACACCGTCCTCGACCGCCTCGGCCGCGAGCTGGACCGGCGCGACCGGCGCATCGCCGACCTCGAGGCCCGGGTCGGCCACGACGCCGACCCGCTGCCGCGCCGCCGTCCCGCCCCGCCCGCCTCGCCCGCCTCGTCCGACGAGCTCTGA